Proteins encoded in a region of the Streptomyces sp. NBC_01298 genome:
- a CDS encoding SRPBCC family protein — protein MSETQPPLFGSRAQIHVEATPAEVYAVVSDLARSGEWSPECLGGAWASGAPGAVGSVFRGENERSEDVVSWAPVVRGKWTTYAEVVEAEAGRTFQWAMHNSSGVKQDSVWGFSIEAEGTGSLLTHHFRMGTATEGIVGITAEMDADAKQKFFAEWGQKVAGDLAETLERVKPVIEKTA, from the coding sequence ATGAGCGAGACCCAGCCGCCCCTCTTCGGGTCGCGAGCCCAGATCCACGTCGAGGCCACCCCGGCCGAGGTGTACGCGGTCGTCAGCGACCTGGCCCGCAGCGGCGAGTGGAGCCCCGAATGCCTCGGTGGCGCATGGGCCTCCGGCGCCCCCGGCGCGGTCGGCTCCGTCTTCCGCGGCGAGAACGAGCGCAGCGAGGACGTCGTCTCCTGGGCCCCGGTGGTGCGCGGCAAGTGGACGACGTACGCCGAGGTCGTCGAGGCCGAAGCCGGCCGCACCTTCCAGTGGGCCATGCACAACAGCTCCGGCGTGAAGCAGGACAGCGTCTGGGGCTTCTCCATCGAGGCCGAGGGCACGGGCAGCCTCCTCACGCACCACTTCCGGATGGGCACCGCCACGGAGGGCATCGTCGGCATCACCGCCGAGATGGACGCCGACGCCAAGCAGAAGTTCTTCGCCGAGTGGGGCCAGAAGGTGGCCGGCGACCTCGCCGAGACCCTGGAGCGCGTCAAGCCCGTGATCGAGAAGACCGCCTGA
- a CDS encoding alpha/beta fold hydrolase: MIAAIVATSAAALLAAPTAGILGHRALRRFRNASLMKIDTPNGIDERGFIRIGGIDQWISVRGEDLANPVVLELHGGPGGSTAIFGPRTRSWEKHFTIVRWDMRGTLKTLGRSGTEGQGEMTFDRIYADAVEVTDHIRTRLGVDKVVLLGHSYGSAFALRLARAFPERYSAYVGTDQNIHDSGRDDSVHQALLTRLRATGKHKELAAVEALDADEHRWTARERAMHAKLLATSDPLTLDTMKKVVMGSLWLSPLHSLRELGHFVKGMNFSEQVTTGTSGFDDWADGTEFEIPFFIFQGEKDVIASPDLARRLFDDVRAPVKGFALIDDCSHFAAFRRPERFLELLLAHVRPVVVADESAAAAGI; encoded by the coding sequence ATGATCGCCGCCATCGTCGCCACCTCCGCCGCCGCACTCCTCGCCGCACCGACGGCCGGAATCCTCGGCCACCGCGCCCTCAGGCGCTTCCGCAACGCCTCCCTCATGAAGATCGACACCCCGAACGGCATCGACGAGCGGGGCTTCATCCGCATCGGAGGCATCGACCAGTGGATCTCGGTCCGCGGCGAGGACCTGGCCAACCCGGTCGTCCTCGAGCTGCACGGCGGGCCCGGCGGCTCGACCGCGATCTTCGGGCCGCGCACCAGATCCTGGGAGAAGCACTTCACGATCGTCCGCTGGGACATGCGCGGCACCCTCAAGACCCTCGGCCGCAGCGGCACCGAGGGCCAGGGAGAGATGACCTTCGACCGGATCTACGCGGACGCGGTCGAGGTCACCGACCACATCCGCACCCGCCTCGGCGTCGACAAGGTCGTCCTGCTCGGCCACTCCTACGGCAGCGCCTTCGCCCTGCGGCTCGCCCGCGCCTTCCCCGAGCGCTACTCCGCGTACGTCGGCACCGACCAGAACATCCACGACTCCGGCCGCGACGACTCCGTACACCAGGCGCTCCTGACCCGACTGCGGGCGACCGGAAAGCACAAGGAACTCGCGGCGGTGGAGGCCCTGGACGCCGACGAGCACCGCTGGACCGCCCGCGAGCGCGCGATGCACGCCAAGCTGCTGGCCACCAGCGATCCGCTGACCCTGGACACGATGAAGAAGGTCGTCATGGGGTCCCTGTGGCTCTCGCCGCTGCACTCGCTGCGCGAGCTGGGGCACTTCGTCAAGGGCATGAACTTCTCGGAACAGGTCACCACAGGCACGTCGGGCTTCGACGACTGGGCGGACGGTACCGAATTCGAGATCCCGTTCTTCATCTTCCAGGGCGAGAAGGACGTCATCGCGTCGCCCGACCTCGCCCGCCGCCTCTTCGACGACGTCCGGGCCCCGGTCAAGGGCTTCGCGCTGATCGACGACTGCAGCCACTTCGCGGCGTTCCGCCGGCCGGAGCGGTTCCTCGAGCTGCTGCTGGCTCACGTACGGCCGGTGGTCGTCGCCGACGAGTCGGCTGCCGCGGCAGGCATCTGA
- a CDS encoding TetR/AcrR family transcriptional regulator — protein MKARTTAEQPAVPTGARAARKRQAILEAARTVFLRDGFGAGIDLLAAEAGVSKVTVYNHFGSKENLFNAVIGQTLDEALEVAQSVIQAKLAESEDIRTDLVEACRTWVTGLTAPDVLALRNVIAGERHRFPELGSAWQEEGPGRQHATLAAALGRLNDRGLLRIPDMELAVLQLSGLVLSPHLVYGVYGTALNEDLTERLVQGGVEMFLNQYGVDQ, from the coding sequence ATGAAGGCGCGCACCACGGCAGAGCAGCCCGCTGTCCCCACCGGGGCCCGCGCCGCGCGCAAGCGCCAGGCCATCCTGGAGGCGGCGCGCACGGTGTTCCTGCGCGACGGCTTCGGGGCCGGCATAGACCTGCTGGCCGCGGAGGCGGGGGTCTCCAAGGTGACCGTCTACAACCACTTCGGCAGCAAGGAGAACCTCTTCAACGCCGTGATCGGGCAGACGCTCGACGAGGCGCTGGAGGTGGCCCAGTCGGTGATCCAGGCCAAGCTCGCCGAGTCCGAGGACATCCGCACGGACCTGGTGGAGGCGTGCCGCACCTGGGTCACGGGCCTGACCGCCCCCGACGTACTGGCGCTGCGCAACGTGATCGCGGGTGAGCGCCACCGGTTCCCCGAGCTGGGGAGCGCCTGGCAGGAGGAGGGTCCGGGCCGCCAGCACGCCACCCTGGCCGCGGCCCTCGGCCGCCTCAACGACCGCGGACTGCTCCGGATCCCGGACATGGAGCTGGCGGTGCTCCAGCTCTCGGGCCTGGTGCTGTCCCCGCACCTGGTGTACGGCGTATACGGAACCGCCCTGAACGAGGACCTCACGGAGCGTCTCGTGCAGGGCGGTGTGGAGATGTTCCTGAACCAGTACGGCGTCGACCAGTAG
- a CDS encoding MFS transporter yields the protein MPFATLAAVQLLLNASVSVAFASGPAMQRELVLSRGDLILVSAFYGLAFSGLLLLGGRLTDRIGRRRLFTLGTALFGAASLAAALAPAPWVLLAARFVQGCGAALAAPPAMALLRGVFPEGRARAGALAVWGLLSSLGAALGIILSGALVTWLSWRWTFGLFAAAAVAVLALTPRVLPTGPAPVRVPVDFLGAVLATLGLSTFGYGLVMVGPRGWASARVLVPLAAGAVLLAAFVIAQQRVRAPLLPLSFLASRYRVTALACALLGPAIGASTAFLLALYFQQVRGYSALQNALAFVPYSATLLAVAFFAGRVVARHGVRTVAVAGLAVIATGLFLIGSAGLRTGSTPTVLLGLIVLSGGIGTVMSAAVVGTVAGVPEERSALAGAVVNTAILAGPTVSLALITSAADARTASLLAIGDPAAVTGGYAFGFEVAGAVFLPAIGLALYGLRAVPGRPAPGRPAPRRSAAAAPEVSEVSAGEHRVERAPAR from the coding sequence GTGCCCTTCGCGACCCTCGCCGCGGTGCAGCTCCTGCTCAACGCCTCGGTTTCGGTGGCCTTCGCCTCCGGACCGGCCATGCAGCGGGAACTCGTCCTGAGCCGTGGCGACCTGATCCTCGTCAGCGCCTTCTACGGTCTGGCCTTCAGCGGGCTGCTGCTGCTCGGCGGGCGGCTCACCGACCGGATCGGCCGGCGCCGCCTGTTCACCCTGGGCACGGCCCTGTTCGGCGCGGCGTCCCTCGCCGCGGCGCTGGCCCCCGCCCCCTGGGTCCTGCTCGCCGCCCGCTTCGTCCAGGGCTGCGGGGCCGCGCTCGCCGCGCCCCCCGCCATGGCACTGCTGCGCGGGGTCTTCCCCGAGGGCAGGGCCCGGGCCGGGGCGCTGGCCGTCTGGGGCCTGCTGTCCAGCCTGGGCGCGGCGCTCGGCATCATCCTCAGCGGGGCGCTCGTGACCTGGCTGTCGTGGCGGTGGACCTTCGGGCTGTTCGCGGCGGCGGCCGTGGCCGTGCTCGCGCTCACCCCCCGGGTGCTGCCGACCGGTCCCGCGCCCGTCCGGGTGCCCGTGGACTTCCTCGGCGCCGTACTCGCCACCCTCGGCCTCTCCACCTTCGGCTACGGCCTCGTGATGGTCGGGCCGCGGGGCTGGGCCTCGGCGCGGGTCCTCGTACCCCTGGCCGCGGGCGCCGTGCTCCTCGCCGCCTTCGTCATCGCCCAGCAGCGCGTCCGCGCCCCCCTGCTGCCGCTGTCCTTCCTCGCCTCGCGCTACCGCGTGACCGCGCTCGCCTGCGCGCTGCTGGGCCCGGCCATCGGCGCGAGCACCGCCTTCCTGCTGGCCCTCTACTTCCAGCAGGTACGCGGATACTCGGCGCTGCAGAACGCGCTGGCCTTCGTCCCCTACAGCGCGACGCTCCTCGCCGTCGCCTTCTTCGCGGGCCGGGTCGTCGCCCGCCACGGCGTCCGGACGGTGGCGGTGGCGGGACTGGCCGTCATCGCCACCGGCCTCTTCCTCATCGGGAGCGCGGGACTGCGCACGGGGTCGACGCCGACGGTGCTGCTGGGCCTGATCGTCCTGTCGGGGGGCATCGGCACCGTCATGTCCGCCGCGGTCGTGGGGACCGTCGCCGGGGTCCCGGAGGAGCGGTCCGCCCTGGCCGGAGCCGTCGTGAACACGGCCATCCTGGCCGGGCCCACCGTCAGCCTCGCCCTGATCACCTCCGCTGCCGACGCCCGTACGGCCTCGCTGCTGGCCATCGGCGATCCGGCGGCCGTGACCGGCGGCTACGCCTTCGGCTTCGAGGTGGCCGGTGCGGTCTTCCTGCCGGCCATCGGCCTTGCCCTGTACGGACTCCGGGCCGTCCCCGGCCGGCCCGCCCCCGGCCGGCCCGCCCCGCGCCGGTCCGCCGCCGCGGCCCCGGAGGTCTCGGAGGTCTCGGCGGGCGAACACCGGGTGGAGCGGGCTCCGGCCCGGTAG
- a CDS encoding TetR/AcrR family transcriptional regulator: MNAKEPRKPTGKQGGAQASFALLWGEKGQPSRGPKPSLTAGRIAEVAIGIADKEGLDAVSLARVAKGVDVTAMALYRYVPGKAELVDLMVDLAIGPPVPVAHIPGGWRPQLTEWARQCSAVYRRHPWILTATGMRRQIMGPHQLGWLDTALAVLAGTGLSAPQRHDTFLLLVGHVRNIAQQTVEHDEAANEEWARLTADVLERHADRFPALTSAVAEGAFVPRGGDPLDFGLERIMDGVAALLV, from the coding sequence ATGAACGCGAAAGAGCCCCGGAAGCCGACGGGGAAACAGGGCGGCGCGCAAGCGAGCTTCGCGCTGTTGTGGGGCGAGAAGGGACAGCCGAGCCGCGGCCCGAAGCCCTCGCTGACCGCGGGCCGGATCGCCGAGGTGGCGATCGGGATCGCCGACAAGGAGGGTCTGGACGCGGTCTCGCTGGCGCGGGTCGCCAAGGGAGTCGACGTCACCGCGATGGCGCTCTACCGGTACGTCCCCGGTAAGGCGGAACTCGTCGATCTGATGGTCGACCTCGCGATCGGCCCACCGGTCCCCGTCGCTCACATCCCCGGCGGCTGGCGCCCGCAGTTGACCGAGTGGGCGCGCCAGTGCTCGGCCGTGTACCGCCGCCACCCGTGGATCCTGACGGCCACCGGCATGCGTCGCCAGATCATGGGCCCCCATCAACTCGGCTGGCTGGACACCGCGCTGGCCGTGCTGGCCGGAACCGGCCTGTCGGCCCCGCAGCGGCATGACACGTTCCTGCTGCTCGTGGGCCACGTCCGCAACATCGCCCAGCAGACCGTCGAACACGATGAAGCGGCGAACGAGGAGTGGGCCCGCCTCACGGCCGACGTGCTGGAGCGCCACGCGGACCGCTTCCCCGCGCTCACGTCGGCGGTCGCGGAGGGTGCCTTCGTGCCACGAGGCGGGGACCCGCTGGACTTCGGCCTGGAGCGGATCATGGACGGCGTGGCGGCCCTGCTCGTCTGA
- a CDS encoding pirin family protein translates to MTTPASANATTATTTSRSVVDVLPPVRALEGEGYPVRRAFPTPRIPRLDPFLTVDQVGPVALGPGEPRGSGPEHPHRGFESITYVLDGDIEYADSTGSHGVVRPGGVRWLTAGAGVLDTAQPTAAFRAAGGLQHQLQIWVNLPAELKGLRPRTRNQGAERIPVVRRLDGSWFKVIAGSALGATGPFRTLVPVTVVHASVAPGASAVLPAPVGRNAAVYVLSGSGKVASRELADGDLAVLAHDGDSVRVEGGPVGTDLLFLSGEPIGEPVVRSGPFVMNTPQEIDRAFDDYANDRLGRSED, encoded by the coding sequence ATGACCACGCCCGCTTCCGCCAACGCCACGACCGCCACCACCACGAGCCGTTCGGTGGTCGACGTGCTGCCGCCGGTCCGCGCCCTGGAGGGTGAGGGGTACCCGGTTCGCCGCGCCTTCCCCACCCCGCGCATCCCGCGGCTGGACCCCTTCCTGACGGTCGACCAGGTCGGCCCGGTGGCCCTCGGACCGGGCGAGCCCAGGGGCAGCGGCCCCGAGCACCCGCACCGCGGCTTCGAGAGCATCACGTACGTCCTGGACGGGGACATCGAGTACGCGGACTCGACCGGCAGCCACGGCGTCGTACGTCCCGGCGGCGTGCGGTGGCTCACGGCCGGCGCGGGCGTGCTGGACACGGCGCAGCCGACCGCGGCCTTCCGCGCCGCCGGCGGCCTCCAGCACCAGCTGCAGATCTGGGTCAACCTGCCCGCCGAACTCAAGGGACTCCGCCCGCGCACCCGGAACCAGGGCGCCGAGAGGATCCCGGTGGTCCGCAGGCTCGACGGCTCCTGGTTCAAGGTCATCGCGGGCTCGGCGCTCGGCGCGACCGGCCCCTTCCGGACCCTGGTACCGGTGACCGTCGTCCACGCGTCGGTGGCCCCGGGCGCGAGCGCCGTACTCCCCGCGCCGGTGGGCCGCAACGCCGCCGTGTACGTCCTGTCCGGCAGCGGGAAGGTCGCCTCGCGCGAACTCGCCGACGGCGACCTGGCCGTCCTCGCGCACGACGGCGACAGCGTCCGGGTCGAGGGCGGGCCGGTCGGCACCGACCTGCTCTTCCTGTCCGGCGAACCGATCGGCGAACCCGTGGTCCGCAGCGGCCCGTTCGTCATGAACACCCCGCAGGAGATCGACCGCGCCTTCGACGACTACGCGAACGACCGCCTCGGCCGCTCCGAGGACTGA
- a CDS encoding NADPH:quinone reductase, whose protein sequence is MRAAFIEELGPAENIRYGEIAPPAPGPTDVLVEVEAVSVNPVDTFVRSGLFRTPVEFPFVIGRDLVGTVVSAGPGAPGFGAGDRVWSNSLGHGGRQGAAAERAAVPADRLYHLPAGVDPAEAVALVHPAGTAYLALFTHGRVRAGETVLIAGAAGNVGSALIVMAVEAGARVIATASARDAEHCRRLGAAAVLDYRDPELAARIREISPRGIDVHVDTSGTNDLTGAVDVLAHRGRIVLLAGARSQPVLPAGALYMKDGSVVGFVISHATTAELAEAAVAINRLLASGRLRARSVERASLAEGARTHRRIEDGELHGSRVVLLPKAP, encoded by the coding sequence ATGCGTGCAGCCTTCATCGAAGAACTCGGTCCCGCCGAGAACATCCGCTACGGCGAGATCGCCCCTCCGGCCCCGGGCCCGACGGACGTTCTGGTCGAGGTCGAAGCGGTATCCGTCAACCCGGTCGACACCTTCGTGCGGTCGGGCCTCTTCCGGACCCCGGTCGAGTTCCCGTTCGTCATCGGCCGCGACCTCGTCGGGACGGTCGTATCGGCCGGTCCCGGAGCCCCGGGCTTCGGGGCCGGCGACCGGGTCTGGTCCAACAGCCTCGGCCACGGGGGCCGCCAGGGCGCCGCCGCCGAACGGGCCGCGGTTCCGGCCGACCGCCTCTACCACCTGCCCGCCGGCGTGGACCCGGCGGAAGCGGTCGCGCTGGTGCACCCCGCCGGCACCGCCTACCTCGCCCTGTTCACGCACGGCCGGGTCCGGGCCGGCGAGACCGTACTGATCGCCGGAGCCGCCGGGAACGTGGGCAGCGCCCTCATCGTCATGGCCGTCGAGGCGGGCGCCCGGGTCATCGCCACCGCCTCCGCACGCGACGCCGAACACTGCCGCCGCCTCGGCGCGGCGGCGGTGCTCGACTACCGGGACCCCGAACTGGCGGCCCGCATCCGCGAGATCAGCCCGCGGGGGATCGACGTCCACGTGGACACCTCCGGCACGAACGACCTGACCGGCGCCGTCGACGTACTCGCCCACCGGGGCCGCATCGTGCTCCTCGCCGGCGCCCGCTCCCAGCCGGTCCTGCCCGCCGGAGCGCTCTACATGAAGGACGGCTCGGTCGTCGGCTTCGTCATCTCCCACGCCACCACGGCCGAACTCGCCGAAGCCGCGGTGGCGATCAACCGTCTGCTGGCGAGCGGTCGGCTGCGGGCCCGCTCCGTCGAGCGGGCCTCCCTGGCGGAGGGGGCCCGGACCCACCGGCGCATCGAGGACGGGGAACTGCACGGCAGCCGAGTGGTGCTCCTGCCGAAGGCCCCGTAG
- a CDS encoding LysR family transcriptional regulator, translated as MLDVRRMQVLRAVVTSGSVTAAAAHLGYTPSAVSQQVAALERQAGIPLLERVGRGVRPTAAGRLLADHAAVISRNVAEAETALADLRAGRTGRLAVRYFATAGAALVAPALAGLRRAHPDVRIDLRMTDPEDPLLEVEQGRADLALVIAPRTRPREDVELVHLLDDPYDAVLPAGHRLASRETIALVELADEQWVGSEPPGPCLEPVLEACAAAGFSPDFVVRSEDYPTAQGFVAAGLGIGLMPRMGLNPGFGPGTAAVSGARHPGVVVRPVRDPRPVRAVYAAVRKVSLGRPPVRALLEALRQGAEPTGAEATGG; from the coding sequence ATGCTCGATGTGCGAAGGATGCAGGTCCTGCGGGCGGTCGTCACCAGCGGATCGGTGACCGCCGCGGCGGCCCACCTGGGGTACACCCCCTCCGCGGTCAGCCAGCAGGTGGCGGCCCTGGAGCGGCAGGCCGGCATCCCCCTGCTCGAACGGGTCGGGCGGGGCGTCCGGCCGACGGCGGCGGGCCGGCTGCTCGCCGATCACGCGGCCGTCATCAGCCGCAACGTCGCCGAGGCGGAGACCGCGCTGGCCGACCTCAGGGCCGGGCGCACCGGCCGCCTCGCCGTCCGCTACTTCGCCACGGCGGGCGCGGCCCTGGTGGCCCCCGCCCTGGCGGGGCTGCGCCGCGCACACCCGGACGTGCGGATCGACCTGCGGATGACCGACCCCGAGGACCCGCTGCTGGAAGTGGAGCAGGGCCGCGCGGACCTCGCCCTGGTCATCGCACCCCGGACCCGGCCGCGCGAGGACGTGGAACTGGTCCACCTGCTCGACGACCCGTACGACGCCGTGCTCCCGGCCGGGCACCGGCTCGCGTCCCGGGAGACGATCGCCCTCGTGGAACTCGCGGACGAGCAGTGGGTCGGCAGCGAGCCGCCCGGCCCCTGCCTGGAGCCGGTGCTCGAAGCCTGTGCGGCGGCGGGCTTCAGCCCGGACTTCGTGGTGCGGAGCGAGGACTACCCGACGGCGCAGGGGTTCGTCGCGGCCGGCCTCGGCATCGGCCTGATGCCGCGCATGGGCCTGAACCCCGGCTTCGGGCCGGGGACGGCGGCCGTGTCGGGTGCTCGCCATCCGGGGGTCGTCGTACGCCCGGTCCGCGATCCGCGCCCGGTCCGGGCGGTCTACGCGGCGGTCCGCAAGGTGTCCCTGGGCCGGCCCCCCGTACGCGCCCTGCTCGAAGCGCTCCGGCAGGGCGCGGAGCCGACGGGGGCTGAGGCGACCGGGGGCTGA
- a CDS encoding PPOX class F420-dependent oxidoreductase, which produces MTPVLNDTVRKLLDAPHPAVLATLNPDGSPQSSVVWVTRDGDEILISTERGRRKERNIVRDARIGLTVFDLANPFLYAEIRGTATVTEDIGRAVAVRIAEEYQGPGAGAEYANGPAENVRVVVRLTPAKVLGNAAR; this is translated from the coding sequence ATGACTCCCGTGCTGAACGACACCGTGCGCAAGCTCCTCGACGCCCCCCATCCGGCGGTGCTCGCCACCCTCAACCCCGATGGCAGCCCGCAGAGTTCGGTGGTGTGGGTGACCCGCGACGGGGACGAGATCCTGATCTCCACCGAGCGCGGCCGCCGCAAGGAGCGCAACATCGTCCGGGACGCCCGGATCGGGCTCACCGTCTTCGACCTGGCCAACCCGTTCCTCTACGCCGAGATCCGCGGCACCGCCACCGTCACCGAGGACATCGGCCGGGCCGTCGCCGTCCGCATCGCGGAGGAGTACCAGGGTCCGGGCGCGGGCGCGGAGTACGCGAACGGCCCGGCCGAGAACGTACGGGTCGTCGTACGCCTCACCCCGGCCAAGGTGCTCGGCAACGCCGCGCGCTGA
- a CDS encoding DMT family transporter, whose amino-acid sequence MIGAGRVGVLALLWGSTFLWIDLALEGFTPVQVTLVRCALGALVLGAACRIARQRLPGGRALWGHVLVAAFFCNALPFALFGIGQRSVDSGLAGVLNATTPLWSLLIGLATRAERRPHAIRVAGLLVGLAGTALIFAPWQRSGQVGWGALAILGAAASYAFAYMGRHLVGKGVPTLSLATAQLLAATGLTTLALPVGGLTAVRFQAVPLLAVVVLGVFATGLTFYLTYRIIADEGATNAATVGYLLPVVSVALGSLVLGEELSARVVAGMAVVLLGVALTRHRATVVTEAKSPSPRRDHPDDRTTPAKTKAGAAVRQPGQEA is encoded by the coding sequence GTGATCGGTGCCGGACGCGTCGGTGTGCTCGCCCTCCTGTGGGGCTCGACGTTCTTGTGGATCGACCTGGCCCTGGAGGGATTCACCCCGGTCCAGGTCACGCTCGTCCGGTGCGCGCTCGGCGCCCTCGTCCTCGGGGCGGCGTGCCGCATCGCGCGTCAACGGCTGCCCGGGGGACGGGCGTTGTGGGGCCACGTCCTGGTGGCGGCGTTCTTCTGCAACGCGCTGCCGTTCGCCCTCTTCGGCATCGGCCAGCGATCCGTCGACTCCGGACTCGCGGGCGTGCTCAACGCGACGACCCCGCTGTGGTCGCTCCTGATCGGGCTCGCCACCCGCGCCGAGCGCCGCCCGCACGCGATCCGGGTGGCCGGTCTGCTGGTCGGGCTCGCCGGTACCGCGCTGATCTTCGCCCCGTGGCAGCGGTCGGGGCAGGTGGGCTGGGGAGCCCTCGCCATCCTGGGGGCCGCCGCGAGCTACGCCTTCGCCTACATGGGCCGCCACCTCGTCGGCAAGGGCGTGCCCACCCTGTCGCTCGCGACCGCCCAGCTCCTGGCCGCCACCGGGCTCACGACACTGGCCCTGCCCGTGGGCGGCCTGACCGCGGTCCGGTTCCAGGCGGTGCCCCTGCTGGCCGTCGTGGTCCTCGGCGTCTTCGCCACCGGCCTCACCTTCTACCTCACGTACCGGATCATCGCCGACGAGGGCGCGACCAACGCCGCCACCGTCGGCTACCTGCTGCCGGTGGTCTCGGTGGCCCTGGGATCGCTCGTACTCGGCGAGGAGCTCAGTGCGCGCGTGGTCGCCGGCATGGCCGTCGTCCTCCTGGGCGTGGCCCTGACCCGCCACCGGGCTACGGTCGTCACGGAAGCGAAGAGCCCCTCTCCCCGGCGTGACCACCCGGACGACCGAACGACCCCGGCCAAGACCAAGGCCGGGGCCGCCGTCCGGCAGCCGGGGCAGGAGGCCTGA
- a CDS encoding NADPH-dependent FMN reductase, which produces MPDLKILAISGSLRAASLNSALVRAAQKFAPSGLSIEIYEGLREIPPYDTDLDNDTPPAAATDLRRRITEADGLFIATPEYNYGIPGVLKNALDWASRPTASSPVSSLAAKPIAIAGAAPTNFGTVRAQLSLRQSFLWTDSKVVGKPELQIFRAHERFDESGNLTDETTIDLLRQLLDALAAKVRETRASASV; this is translated from the coding sequence ATGCCCGATCTCAAGATTCTGGCCATTTCCGGCAGCCTGCGTGCCGCCTCGCTCAACAGCGCCCTGGTGCGCGCCGCGCAGAAGTTCGCCCCCAGTGGCCTGTCCATCGAGATCTACGAGGGCCTGCGCGAGATCCCTCCGTACGATACGGACCTCGACAACGACACCCCGCCGGCCGCGGCGACCGACCTGCGCCGCCGCATCACCGAGGCGGACGGCCTGTTCATCGCCACCCCCGAGTACAACTACGGCATCCCCGGCGTTCTGAAGAACGCGCTGGACTGGGCGAGCCGCCCGACGGCCTCCTCGCCGGTCTCCTCGCTGGCCGCCAAGCCGATCGCGATCGCGGGCGCCGCGCCGACCAACTTCGGCACGGTCCGCGCCCAGCTCTCGCTGCGCCAGTCCTTCCTGTGGACGGACTCCAAGGTCGTCGGCAAGCCGGAGCTCCAGATCTTCCGGGCCCACGAGCGCTTCGACGAGTCCGGCAACCTGACCGACGAGACCACCATCGACCTGCTCCGGCAGCTGCTCGACGCGCTCGCCGCGAAGGTCCGCGAGACGCGGGCGTCCGCGTCCGTCTGA
- a CDS encoding winged helix-turn-helix transcriptional regulator, whose translation MADEAVKAKHQDTGACSRVSDGITQVFGLLGKRWTGVILASLMEGPVHFADLRRSIAGISERMLSDRLVELAAAGLVLREVDEGPPLRVAYRLTDRGAALKPALTELGQWAETCLVKDEGSC comes from the coding sequence ATGGCGGACGAGGCGGTCAAGGCAAAACACCAGGACACCGGGGCCTGTAGCCGGGTGAGCGATGGCATCACCCAGGTCTTCGGGCTGCTCGGAAAGCGCTGGACCGGCGTGATCCTGGCCTCGCTGATGGAAGGGCCGGTGCACTTCGCGGACCTGCGCAGGTCCATCGCCGGCATCAGCGAGCGCATGCTGTCCGACCGCCTGGTCGAGCTCGCCGCGGCCGGTCTCGTCCTGCGCGAGGTCGATGAAGGGCCGCCCCTGCGCGTGGCCTACCGGCTGACGGACCGGGGCGCCGCGCTGAAGCCCGCGCTCACGGAGCTGGGCCAGTGGGCGGAGACGTGCCTCGTCAAGGACGAGGGCAGCTGCTGA
- a CDS encoding FMN-dependent NADH-azoreductase: MVTLLHLDSSLNPAGSTSRAVTAAFRKAWQEENPEGTVVYRDLAAEPVPHLDGLAVSAAYADPSTHTPEQAAAFAERLKLVEELEGADAVLIGAPMYNFSIPSTLKAWLDQVIVVGRTAGPESPLKGLPVTVVASRGGSYAPGAPRAGMEFATNYLEGVLTEMFGAEVDFIVPELTLAASVPAMAGLIPLAEASYAQALADAESKGKSLKTPAASAA; encoded by the coding sequence ATGGTCACCCTTCTGCACCTGGACTCGTCCCTGAACCCCGCCGGCTCCACCTCGCGTGCGGTGACCGCCGCGTTCCGCAAGGCCTGGCAGGAGGAGAACCCCGAGGGCACGGTCGTCTACCGCGACCTGGCCGCCGAGCCCGTCCCGCACCTCGACGGCCTCGCCGTGTCCGCCGCCTACGCCGACCCCTCCACCCACACCCCCGAGCAGGCCGCGGCCTTCGCCGAGCGGCTGAAGCTGGTGGAGGAGCTGGAGGGGGCGGACGCCGTGCTGATCGGCGCCCCGATGTACAACTTCTCGATCCCCTCCACGCTGAAGGCCTGGCTCGACCAGGTCATCGTGGTGGGCCGCACCGCCGGACCCGAGTCGCCCCTCAAGGGCCTGCCCGTCACCGTCGTCGCCAGCCGCGGCGGCTCGTACGCGCCGGGCGCACCGCGCGCGGGCATGGAGTTCGCGACGAACTACCTGGAGGGGGTGCTGACCGAGATGTTCGGCGCCGAGGTCGACTTCATCGTCCCCGAGCTGACCCTGGCCGCGTCCGTCCCCGCGATGGCCGGACTCATCCCGCTCGCGGAGGCCTCGTACGCACAGGCGCTCGCGGACGCGGAGTCGAAGGGCAAGTCCCTGAAGACGCCGGCGGCTTCGGCCGCCTGA